In Papaver somniferum cultivar HN1 chromosome 1, ASM357369v1, whole genome shotgun sequence, a genomic segment contains:
- the LOC113276289 gene encoding uncharacterized protein LOC113276289: protein MGGNSMRSFPPTFVKNSSIDMNMNEVISFSNPYTWCNRRYKNPNELILEKLDRAFMNDKWVSVLPQTRVTNLGRIYSDHCPILIKCFHWVKSLNVPYKFFKCWQLDPNFKEVLTNSWSKRVVGSPTYVVVNKLKNVKIELCNWNINSFGHINTTIKKLNTESERLQTLPYSAQTGQYILNYSRKLDYWYEIEHSFYKQKSRINYITQYDRNTHFFHNKVNLRKMYNTIHTIKDDKGNWLEEREQIVHPISQHFKRISTTSNPSLENIEEALKYVNLIINDEMNHFLISIPTPQEIRDTVNSLASWSSPGIQISLSNAVYKIISKILTNRLKPFMDRLISPFQSAFVANRQIHDNVVISQEILHSFKRKRKSNKNDYLAIKLDLSKSFDRLEWSFIIAVFKKLGFSKEWCQMIKQCISRVSYSVLVNGSPGEIFYPSRSITQGDCLSPYICILCMEVLSQLLVKPNSEKLIQGFKFKTGSPSISHLFFSDDCMLFCKASVTYAKNLLKIIHTFSQASGFMSPPVPKCPSHGQYEYVHELLDAQTGNIKSSCADFGVMSDAVGAEAVALILAISWAEEMCLYKVVFISDCLQLVQHNNGVNTSNAWRSSDFLVQCRKKI from the exons ATCCAAATgaattaattttagaaaaactaGACAGAGCTTTCATGAATGATAAGTGGGTCAGTGTTCTTCCTCAAACTCGTGTTACAAACCTAGGGAGAATATATTCTGATCACTGTCCGATTTTAATTAAATGCTTTCATTGGGTAAAAAGTTTGAATGTTCCGTATAAGTTCTTTAAATGCTGGCAACTAGATCCTAACTTCAAAGAAGTTCTTACTAATTCTTGGTCCAAAAGGGTAGTTGGCTCTCCCACTTATGTTGTAGTGAATAAGCTCAAAAATGTCAAAATTGAACTATGTAATTGGAACATTAACTCCTTTGGTCATATCAATACTACAATAAAGAAGCTGAATACAGAATCAGAAAGGTTACAGACTCTGCCGTACTCTGCTCAAACTGGTCAGTACATTCTAAATTATTCAAGAAAACTTGATTATTGGTATGAAATTGAGCATAGTTTTTATAAGCAGAAATCGAGGATAAACTACATTACACAATATGATAGGAATACCCATTTCTTTCATAACAAGGTTAATCTTAGGAAAATGTACAATACAATCCATACTATTAAAGATGATAAAGGAAATTGGCTTGAGGAAAGGGAACAAATTGTCCACCCGATCTCTCAACACTTTAAGAGAATCTCTACAACATCAAACCCTAGTCTGGAAAATATTGAGGAAGCCTTAAAGTATGTCAATCTTATTATTAATGATGAAATGAATCACTTTTTGATTAGTATTCCCACTCCTCAAGAAATTAGAGACACTGTTAATAGTCTGGCTTCTTGGAGTTCTCCAG GAATTCAGATTAGTTTATCTAATGCTGTGTACAAGATAATTTCAAAGATTCTAACAAATCGTCTGAAACCTTTTATGGATAGATTAATATCGCCCTTTCAATCTGCTTTTGTAGCTAATAGACAGATTCATGATAATGTGGTTATTTCTCAAGAAATTCTACattctttcaaaagaaaaaggaaatctaaTAAGAATGACTACTTAGCTATTAAGCTTGACCTTTCGAAATCCTTTGATAGGCTTGAATGGTCTTTCATTATTGCTGTATTCAAAAAGTTGGGGTTCTCTAAAGAATGGTGTCAAATGATAAAACAATGTATTAGTAGAGTCTCTTACTCTGTTTTGGTAAATGGTTCTCCTGGTGAAATATTTTATCCTTCTCGAAGCATTACACAAGGTGACTGCTTATCACCTTACATTTGTATATTATGTATGGAAGTTTTGTCTCAATTATTAGTGAAACCGAATTCTGAGAAGTTGATACAAGGTTTCAAGTTCAAGACTGGAAGCCCTTCAATCTCACATCTCTTTTTCTCTGACGATTGCATGCTTTTTTGTAAAGCTTCGGTCACTTATGCTAAAAATCTTCTCAAGATCATTCACACCTTTTCTCAAGCTTCAG GTTTTATGTCTCCTCCTGTGCCTAAATGTCCTTCTCATGGTCAGTATGAATATGTTCATGAACTCTTAGATGCACAAACAG GAAATATAAAAAGTTCTTGTGCGGACTTTGGTGTGATGTCAGATGCAGTAGGAGCTGAAGCTGTTGCTCTAATTTTGGCCATCTCTTGGGCAGAAGAGATGTGTCTATACAAGGTTGTCTTTATTAGTGACTGTCTTCAGTTAGTTCAGCACAACAATGGTGTTAATACTAGCAATGCCTGGAGAAGCAGTGACTTTCTAGTGCAATGTCGGAAGAAGATTTGA
- the LOC113340260 gene encoding ubiquitin carboxyl-terminal hydrolase 12-like — protein sequence MALVTYNHREIAVSSSNSIKNVTHTTRFTWEIPNFSRSNVRQGHQSEVFSVGGHKWKLGAYGDKDNNKLSVFLLRADSTNNMPYVEYKFTVMSTNERNNVIRVSNHQYTRRDPHRRLGYDPLMPLLDFFDPAKGYIIRNTCTIRVEISCRG from the exons ATGGCTTTGGTTACATACAATCATAGAGAGATTGCTGTATCCAGTTCTAATAGTATAAAGAATGTTACTCATACTACCAGATTCACTTGGGAAATTCCAAACTTTTCGAGGTCGAACGTCCGACAAGGACATCAGTCAGAAGTTTTCTCAGTGGGTGGCCATAAATG GAAATTAGGTGCATATGGCGACAAGGATAACAATAAGTTATCAGTGTTCCTTCTCCGTGCGGACTCGACTAATAATATGCCGTATGTCGAGTACAAATTTACTGTCATGAGTACCAACGAGAGAAATAACGTGATTAGAG TATCCAACCACCAGTACACCAGAAGAGATCCACATCGCCGTCTTGGTTATGATCCACTCATGCCTCTTCTTGATTTCTTTGACCCTGCCAAAGGATATATAATCCGCAATACTTGTACCATCAGAGTTGAGATTTCTTGCCGAGGGTGA